A window of Thermoproteales archaeon genomic DNA:
CGCTCTCCGATAAGACCAGATAACCATTACATGCAAGTAGCTCCTATAAAAAACTGGTCAGCTTCACAAGCACAAATTTACATTATATTAAATAATATAGATTTGAATCCGCTTTATAAGTATGGATTTTACAGGCTAGGTTGCTGGATATGTTCTTCCCTTAGAAGCTGGGAACGCTTCCTAATGCGGAAGTATAGAAGCGAGATACTATACGATGCTGATAGAAAGCTATTAGACGAATTTCTGGAGAATTCATCTAGTTAAGATTTCTACTTTATTCTCATATCCAACAATTACAGCATCAACAAATTTGTTAGAGAATATACCGGTCTCCACAACTCCTGGAATAAGTTTCAAATTAACGTTCACTTCACTTGGCAGATGCTGTTTATCTTTAAAATAAACATCGAGAATAAAATTCCCATTATCTGTTACTACAGGTCCAACTTTTCCTTTACCACACATTCTAAGTTCAATACTACAATCATAGCTAGCTAAAATTTTCTCAACAACACTACGCCAGGAAAATGGTAAAGTTTCGACAGGCACAGGCTTTACAAAAATACTCT
This region includes:
- the rpiA gene encoding ribose 5-phosphate isomerase A, with product VKEKQYIVSVVPSSYDVEILAIKYGLRISTLNENPMPDIAVDGADVVDPELNLLKGGGGALTREKIVDYSSKKLIIIVDESKLKESIFVKPVPVETLPFSWRSVVEKILASYDCSIELRMCGKGKVGPVVTDNGNFILDVYFKDKQHLPSEVNVNLKLIPGVVETGIFSNKFVDAVIVGYENKVEILTR